The region ATGCCGTAGTCTAGGTCGTCGATGGAGCGAAAGGAGAGTAGGGCTGCAAGCGTTAGGAGCCCCAGCAGGAGTAGGGTGTTGTTGTACCATGGCTTTAATGACCACGGCTTCGATGACCCCGGCTTCGATGATTGTTCACGACTGTGAGGCATAAGGGGGTCATAAAAAAAAGGGCACCACCTTCTACAAGGTAGTGCCCCTCTTATAACCTGTAATCTGGGTCGATTACATAGCCAAACGAACGCCGCCTGTTAGGGCTACGTTATCGTTATCATCTATAGCCACGTCGGCTTTGAGAGCTACGTTCTCAGAAACCGTTAAGAACCCAGTACCCGAGTAAGTCCAGTTGGCGGTATCTAGATCGGCGTAGGTGATGTTAGCATCAAACTCGATCTCGTCCGTAAGGAGATAACGAGACCCGATGCCACCGTATACGCGCTCTTCTGACGCGGATATCTTAGTACCATCGACAGAGGTATTTGCATTAAGGTGTGTACCACCAACTCGACCAAGAAGATCAAAGCCTGGGCAGATCGAATAGTAGCCTAGAACGCCGTAGGTATAGGTGTTGCTGTTAACGCCTATGTCCGTGCCCGTAATATCAGCACGAGCATAGTTATACCCGCCCTCGATAG is a window of Pseudomonadota bacterium DNA encoding:
- a CDS encoding porin family protein, with product MKRILSLGALALAFSASTASADPLMKYDYFDAAYQWNHTDSNSIDNTNGLDTKISYSPIDNFAIEGGYNYARADITGTDIGVNSNTYTYGVLGYYSICPGFDLLGRVGGTHLNANTSVDGTKISASEERVYGGIGSRYLLTDEIEFDANITYADLDTANWTYSGTGFLTVSENVALKADVAIDDNDNVALTGGVRLAM